AAGAGGATGAATTAAGAgatcagggggaaaaaaaaaaagtgttcgaAAGCTTGCTGAAAGGAGAGGGAGGGAAACACGATTGAGGCCTAAAGGGAAGGAGATAGTGGCGAGGCggtaagagggggggggggggggggggggggggttgaatcCACGAATGTGGAAAAAAGGCTAGCGCTGCTTTTACCTGTGATGTGCCTGAGGATGCGGGAGATAGGAAGTAGGGTGGGAGTGTTGTTGCATGAAAACAGCGTGCAAACAGATTTAAGGAAAGATGGGGCGGGATTGCTATTCATCGCCTGAGGAAGCGCCAAATGAAGAAACAAAGGACAGAGATGAAGAAAAGGGGACGCTAATATTTAAGATAAGCAATGTTGATCAGTTGATTCGATTTGTATAGCAAGCAATTTTTCAGTATGAATTATATCAATTAGGTTTGCTGATTAATCAACTCCCGAGATGCAAGTGTCGAATCAAAGTGGTGGAATTGCAGTACGAGCGGtatacttttatttttcttgggcAGACGTCATAAATATAGTTAGCCTTTGCAAAATGTTGCATTATGCATGAGGTTATATCAGGAAAATATATGTGACAGATAAAGGAGAACCAATTCCATCTGCTATTTGTTCCTCCAGAAAGTACGGGAACCACAATGTACcattttgtccccccccccccaaaaaaaaaaagagtcagcaTACACATTGAAACACAAGTGAGAGTTgaaacatttgaaatattttcaaactTTGTGTGTTGAAAAAAGATTTCCCTAATGTAACCTCCATCTTCCTTTCTACAGAAATTCCAACTAAAGAATGAAAATAAAGACGACTGGCGAAATTGAGCAGAAAGTTTCTTTTCTGAATTGATGAATGTAAGGCAAATTTTCgtaaaaattattaaaatattttactgATCACTTCAACTGAGCCCCCCTGGCTAAGACCTTTGGTCAGCTGTTTTAGTTTTAAAACGTCGTAACTAGGACAGACGTCAACAGTTATATTATTCTATGGTTATCATCACATTTTTGGGATTTTGTCATTATATTTCTATTATGGCATCACttgaaaaacagaaacaaaaacCTTGCtcatattataaaataaaataaaataaaataaaataaaataaaataaaataaaataaaataaaataaaataaaataaaataaaatatttaaaatctaACTGCTGATTGAATTCCGAATCGTACTTTGGAGGTTGTCGTGCATTTTCAAAAACATGCCTCCGAGTTGCCTTTACCTGTGGTGAAATGTCTGAGACAGGGTAGGTGGGGAAGTTGAGGGGCTGGCCAGGCCTGTCGAGTAGGGATGGTAGGGTGTTTTCTTCAGTGCTTGGATCAGGTTGTGTCTATACTCTGGGTCTATTGACCATAGAGATCCTTTTCCTATGCTCTGAAAGAAAGAAGAAGGGATAAAGAGAGACATAAATggaagtatataaaaaaaacagtatATAAAAGACAATATGCATCCCATCAGATAATAATGTTGCGCTGTTGTCATTAGTGGTAATTATTCGACCCACTTAAATACTTTTGAGATGATTTATAACAAAGATGGTGATCCAACAGGCGCCACACAAATGTTCCTCAGCACACACAAAATCTTGTAGAACGTCTTCCAAAAAGAGCAAATGCTGTGAAAGCAACTTTAAATGTTGCTTTTTCTATTTCTTTCCCATTTCATTTATCCAAATAAATCACTTGAAGCACACCAACGTCTTATACACTCAAAGGTGACCTCTCTCAATATTTTTCAGTCTGCATCTCCTTTTTGAAGCGTTTTCTGATTAAAACATTGGGAAActcttgaactttttttttttcccccgtttcAACGGCTGCTACAGTGCGTATTTTTAGATCAAAAGCGCCCTGCCTCTGTCCTAATGAATCTGTCGCTCTCAATCTGAGTGAAACCAGCCTATAGATTATAGAACGCCGGGATCTCAAACAGGTCGCCATGAAAATACTTGGGCTGTCTCGAGCTCTCTCTGCTCCCACCGCGCTTTCATCTGCCTTGTCATCTGAACGTGGTGAAATCTCAGGTTTGTATACGGCAGAGACCGAGTACGAATAAATTTGAAATGAAATGCGTCTTGCCTTATGTTCAGCTCACTTTGTAGTGCTCTGTGATATGATATAGATACAGGATTTGGGGTGGGGGAGATGTCAGAGCGGCAGACACCCCCCATTTTCCCCGAATACGAGAAGGAATCCATTAAGAGGGAAATATCAGACACGTTGAGTGCTGTTTAAAGAAAGTAattgggacaaatattccaaaaGTGTGTTGTAGTTTGAATAAAAGTGATTTCTTCAACCACCATTGGTTCCTCATGTCAAGACCCTAATCAGGATAATCAGTATCaaaaaaagatggatggatggatggatggatggatggatggatggatggatggatggatggatggatggatggatggatggatggatggatggatggatggatggatggatggatggatggatggatggatggatggatggttgggtgggtgggtggatggatggatggacggatgatgttctgattggctgatgtccagttcagggtgtaaatATGCTTACACAAAAATATAATTATCTATGGAAATTCAAATCGGAGTTTAAAAACAATACATCGGAATTATCATAAGCTAAATGCAGAGAAAGAGAGACGCAAGAACATAGGCAGGGTCTGAGGTAATTACTATTATTCCcttgagggggggaaaaaaaaaaaaaaaaaaaggaggcatCTACTTGAAGGGAGGCACTTATTTGTATTAAGTGTATGGAGCTCCATGTGATTAATTAAGACACACTGCAATTAGAGTTGAGGATCTAACGTACATAAAAGTTTAATCACAGAATCAAATGCAACAAAATTGCAGGCCAGTTTGTAAAATGAATTCCTgtcatttctggactataagccgcactccaatataagccgcaccagctaaaattcggggaaaatCCTGTTTTAGTCCTATACAACCCGCTCTGGACTATTagccgcaggtgttttaatatttaattcccatatataagagaatatgcacaaattatcataaaaatcatgaaaaatccttAGATAAGCCACATaagagcttgtgcaaaaagtagcggcttatagtctagaaaatacggtacttaaaaaaatatgaagtcTTACTAGGACAATGTAAATATTtgtaagatttttttccccttgttaTATGAAAATAATGACACCactgttcatttatttattgtgcaGTTAGCTCAATTTGAACTTTTTTGGTGACCTTATTAGAATGCACATCAACTTCATCATCTGAATCTCTGAATTATTAGTCTACATGTCAGTGTGGTGGTACACAGGCCATATGTGCCAAGCGTGTTTTGCCGAGTGTGTACGGCGAGCTCCCTGGAGAGTGTGATATTACCCAGCATGGTCTGCTCTTGGGAGTGCTTCTATTACTGCCAGCAACACCTCTCCTGGAGAGCATGAtattacacacacatacgctcACTCCCACAGAGGTGACCTCCCGCTGGGCCAAATTTCCCCGAGCACCTCCAGACCGTCAACCGTTTGTGTATATATAGAAATATGTGTGTGAGGGCCCGACTAGCTGCCCGTCTGGCGGCCCATTAAATCAATATTCACTACAGAAGCGCCGTCTGCCTCTGCCAAGCAGCCAACCAATCAAATTGCCCGATCTCCAGACCGCCCTCGGTCGATAGGCCAATCATAGGGCGTGACTCACAGAAAGGGTGTGACACCTAGGTTATTGCGGTCACCTTGGCAACAGGCATCATCTGGAGGCAAGAGAAGGTGAAATGGAATTTTTTCGAAAATGAATTCATGAAGTTGAGAGAAAGGCATCATATTTCATAATCAATAATCCTGAGCTTGAGATGTGAGATGagctttgatttgttttttgtgaTGTTCAACTTTGATACACTGAGACAATGGGCAAAGCAGATTTTAAAAATAGGACCTGAACAAGGTTGGATATCAGAGAACAAGACCTCAGAAAGtgtctgttttctttttctgtttttttttccaaatttcgATCCTTTGAAGGCATCTTTTGGGAACATGTTAAGCCGTCTATTTGTTTTTTCATCTGTGTCATGGAAAAATCGCTTTGCTTCATAGTGTTTGCAGCACAAGAACACAGATTACACAACAAATAATCCGGAACTCAAAATATCCCCCACTCTAGCTGCAGAAGAAACAAACTGGACTAGACTTTTGCTACACTCTGCAAAACAACCACCctattaaaataatttcctTCCACATATCCGTGTTAATAAAGTGGCAATGCAAAGCAGagatttttcaaatgttttaagcaaactggttaaaaaaaaaaaaaaaacataccaaaaGTTGCTTGGATGACTTCATTGTGtgcagaagggaaaaaaaaaaaaaagaaaagatgaagAAAGTGGATTCAAGGGCGGGTAGAGGGAGAGATGTTGCCAACATCTGTTTCCTGTGTTATATAAACTGCCTTGGAAATGGGAACGATGAAAAAGTCATGCTGCCACTGACCTGGCCGGTCACATTttactaataaaaaaataaatagtgtaattatttttatttaatatttacaaaTGTCACGATAAATGCACacataataatttttaaaaaaaacatccaaatcACGCATTTATttgtgaaatttaaaaaatccaaTTATAGATctgaaaaatacattaaaaaatccCAAATATATTTATCAATCTAAAAAACTGCAACATTCCAAAATGTATTAATGTGAATCATTTCCGCGTAAAACTTTCCCCACACTATTAAGTTTCTTTCTTTATAGCAGACTGCAATCTTCGTAGATCACGCACAACAcacgcaataaaaaaaaagtgaacatgCAATTTAACGCCAGCTTTTTGATATCACAGTAAATCACCCTCCCAAGAGTGCAATCACATTCTACAGAGTGCCAAAACTCACAAAAACGCGAAAATTCACACGTACAAAATCCAAAGGGTGTCTTAgcaaaagaaaaacaccacatagCTTATATGTGACTTTTATATCAAATTATGTACGATGTGTCGCTATCTTGCCTGACATCTATAAAGACTCTGGCCTCTATAAAATCCCAACATCGCCCATCCTTAAAACACCCTGCTGCAACCCATAATATTCCCGAGCTGCTCTCTCTGCTTGGCAGCCCTTCGTTTAGCAACGTTGTCCAGTACGTTTCTTATCAATTTTAAGTATTATAACCGTCTGTAATTCGTCAAACATCCGCAGTGTAAAAGCAAAAACCATGCCTGGTTTTTAAGCCTGATTAATGCAGGGATCTATCGTTACTTACTGTATACATCCAGATAAACAGTGGATTATCCAATCCATATTACATACTTTTGATACTTTGCGTACTGGATACGTGTCGAAATATCCATTAATATATTGAGTATATAAAAGCTAGCTTGAAGGATTGCACTGTAAAACATAATCTGCAGGTGCTTTAAAGGCAACAATAATACAAAGCTTCTCAAGTAAAGGAAATATAAGAATTGATTTTTTTGATGTTGGAGGCTGCGACCCAAACCGTCACTTTCCAGCAAACCAAAAATGAAAACGACATTTGTTTAGCCATTAACATTGTCGCATCAAAGCAACTATTTTCAACATTTTCTATTTCTATTTTCTATTTCTATAACATTTCTATTTTCTATTGATCCATGCACAGGGTATTGATATAAATAATTTGTAAAATACTCACATGGGAACTAACCAGTAGaataaatttgtaaaaaaatatataaaataaaaataaccacaTTGGGACTAACCAATAGAATGAAATtgtcccaaaaaataaataaataaaaatactaacATTGGGACTAATTAATAGAATGAATTtgtgaaaaatatataaaataaaaataaccaaaTTGGGACTAACCAATAGAATCAATTtgtccaataaataaataaaaatactcacATTGAGACTAACCAATAGAATCAATTtgtgaaaaatatataaaataaaaataaccaaaTTGGGACTAACCAATAGAATCAATTtgtccaaaaaataaataaacaaaaatactcACATTGGGACTAACCAATAGAATCAATTCgtgaaaaaaagtaaaaataaccaaAGCAGTGATTTTAAATCAACCAGCAATTTCATTCAGGATTTAACTTTTCCCTGGCTTCTTTCACTGACACCTTTTATACACGTGAATGTCCTTAAGAGTGTTACATCTGTTAAAACATGCTTCCCGCAGCTATAGTGAGTGCTACGTTGACAAGAacgttctcacacacacacacaaacgcacacacactcacatttgaAACTATatctaaaaaatatttcactgaaGAGCATTACCAACGTTATTTTGCGCGACAAATTCCCGCATTTGCACACCCCGGAGACGCaatattctctttttttaaagcagTAAATAACATTACCAATGGTCATATCAGTAATTTTATATTTCTAAGGCACCAGGTTTCTCATCACACTATTTCttgcagcagcaaaaaaaaaacaataacaatagctAAATCATGCAGATGAAACTCGCTTAATGCACTTCATGCTCCAAAttgaaaagaacaaaaatgGTTGCTGTTACTCCACTGTGCGCCTGTCTCATAGAAAGTTATTAGTTGGTGTATCTAAAAACACTGCACTCTATTTACTCTAAACCTTAAGTGTTGCCTCGGGGTGTCTTCAGTTAGAAAACGGAATTTATTTCAGTTAGCAGGAGGAGCCCAAGGAGAGCATAACATGGATGATTTAGCCCACTATAACAAGCTAACACATTTATTACATCCACAAAGGAGCTTATGTTTTGGAATTTGGATGTTGTGCTAGGggaacattttattttcttgtagAAGTTGGAGAGCTTTTACGGAGAGAATGGAAATAAATACAACGCTGACACCTCAGACACAATTCTGATGCACTGATCCAGAAGTCTGAGGACAAGGCTTGCCATTAAGACATGTTATTGTGCAAAGAGAGGAatcttgtttgtaaacaaagccATGGCAACCTTGAGACTCTCTTGAAGTTCTCACACAAGCTTGCCCTTCCACACACAAAGCTGACACGCAGTCACACACCAAAAAACAGGCACGTGGAGCAGCAGGATTATTCTAAACGAGTCTCCATCTTGTCATCTGCCTGGATATGACCCAGAAATACAGTCACCGGAACAAATAGGCCACTGTCATATTAATCTCCACCTCTACAAATTGATGGAAATATGATTTGGTGTGTCCATGGTACGCTATCATCCTGCTGCtcttaaaaactttttttccaaACTCAAATTTCGTTCTTTTTCCTGCGTAACAAGCTGCACCACATAatacaataatataattaaaaaataataatatataaaataatgcaataaataaaaatcatataaaaaatcaaataaatggtaataatataaataatatatataataatatttaatatataataagataaaaaatatttaaacctcagtagtcattttttttttaaaaaaggcatAAAAATAGGTAATTTAAAAGAATacagagaaaataaaaaataaataaatagtaataatataaacaatatatataataatatttaatatataataagataaaaaatatttaaacctcagtagtcatttttttaaaaaggcataAAAATAGGTAATTTAAAAGAATacagagaaaataaaaaataaataaatagtaataatataaataatatatataataatataataatatttaatatataagataaaaaatatttaaacctCAGTAGTCATTTTTCTAAAAAAGGCATAAAAATAGGTAATTTAAAAGAATTCagagaaaataaaacataaaaaaatagtaataatataaataatatatataataatatttaatatataataagataaaaaatatttaaacctcagtagttatttaaaaaaaaaggcataaaTATGGGTAAAAGAATACAGAGAAAATAGCAGTGAGATTCTCGGTGAAAAGCTACGAGTGGCAGAGTCAGACGGAAACGACAAAGATTCTGTAATTGCAGCTACAAATAAAGCACAGTACTTGGCAGGTAGAGTAGCAGTCTGCAGAGATGTGCCCTCATTTCTACACAGACACAGCGCTCAAGCACGTGCGCCAGTCTTtttatgcatgcatgcatgcttgCTCCTGAGTTTGCATTTTGCCTGCGCGCCTGTTTATTTGTGTGTCTGACACgctaaatgtgtgtgtgactaaaaagtgtgtgtgagcgaaaggggggggggatagGTTTGAAGGGTTAATTAGTGTGCTGTCTTGAACAGTGTGCAGTGACAGGAAGACAAGGCAGGGTGTCCTTGCCAAAATCTCCTCGACACATGGAGCGCCACATGCACACTTTTACAACATCCGTGCACACATGTGAGCCTAAAAAAAAGTGGATGAGGACGTCCACTCAGCACCTCCGCATATTTTCACAAGCCAAATCGCTTTTCCCCCCGTTGCTACAGCAAAAGTATACTTTTGTGTCAACTGCAACCTTGTTACCATGGAGATATGTATACAAGAGAAACTCAGTGCCCTTGTAGTCAAGGGCCCAGATGACAGCATAGCGTGAGTGAGTGTGCACAAAGACACGCATCAATTTGTGCTTTAACACACTAAATAGGACATCTGGTTCATTCAgtggtcaagaaaaaaaatgccaatgcATTATGGaaacagacaaataaaaataagcatTGATCATCACCGTTTGTCCCCTCCGCCCCCGACAGCCTGATGAAATGGTAAAAACCGTTTGTGTTATTAAATCCTCCGGTATTAATTCAGCGCTAATTGAGTAAGGGATTCATTCCCCGTTTACCCTGAGTCTTTAATGGAGTAAAATCCAGATGGGGAAAGCCTGTATAAAAGACTATATCGAGACTTAAATCAAAAGAGAAACGCTGTTCCCACTGGGGAAACGTTAGAGTGAAAGAGAACTAAGAAGGCGAGATAGAGATCATCAACTATTGATAAGGTCGGATGTGGTACAACTGTAGACAAAATACAGAATATGTTGAATTTCAAGTTGGATATCCCTGCAAACCATTGATAACTGTCTCTTTGTGATATAAATTGTGAATAATGGGACACATTGTATATTTAACATTGTATATCTGTACGAAttatagtaccgtattttccggacttacaaggcgcacctaaaaatctaaaattttctcaaaagccgacagtgcgccttatatatggaccaaattcctaaatttaaactggcccgaagcattgtgtcatgaaatcaatcataagtggcccgctgaagactatgactcatgaatcaaaaagactatggatcattattttgtgattataaagtaatttgttgcgtctgaagttgaaataaaaaagataaaatggagaatgatttgattaaaaatctgacatgatgcattaatggacaaagttttaaagtgggccattcattgaaggtccgccttatagtccagtgcgccttatagtccggaaaatacggtattctgaATATGGTTGTCAGACTACACATGACTACAgtagtttataaaaaaaatatatatattaatgccataatataaataatattgaaTTTCTAATCCAGTTAAGGGCAATTAAAATTTTGGAGGGAGCAACAATTTTAATAATCCAGCATGATGGAAGTAGACCTCAGTTGAGCAACCGTCAAAGGATTTAAAACGCATTCAATTCATCGAGCTAATGACTTGATCATCAAACAGTTGCTGTGGTTACCTGACTGCGGTCTTTATCCACCTTCTTGAAGCATTTGTTTAGTGAcagattatggcgcactgagttCTTCCATCCCGTCGGGGCGCTTGCAAAGTAAGGAAAATGCTCAAGGATCCATCCGTAGATATCTTTTACCGGCAGGCGCTTGTTCGGCGCATCCTCGATAGCCATAAAGATCAAGCAGCTGAAGGAATACGGCGGTTTCCTATTGGCCCCCACTGCCAAGTCGTACGCCGAGTGTGCATCGCCCAACAGGGGGTCATCCGGGCACGGCGACGTGGAAGAAGGCGAGCGGGGGTGCTGACCGTCGGGGTCTAGCAGCGGGGAAACGCTACGTAAGCCCGAGTGGCTGAAGCTGTTGAGGAGGTCGGTGCTCTCGTGGAGCCAGGAAAGACTGGTGAGCTCTTCGTCTTCAGCTTTGGAGAAGGAGGCTGATAAGGACAAGGAGAGgtccgccgcctccgcctctgatgCTGCCGTCGCAGCGTCCCCTTGTCGGTACGGTGGGCTCATGCCCTGTGAAGCGCTGGCTCCACTACTGGGGCTCTGGGCCTTCTTACTGGGGGGCATGGTGGGTCCCATCCAGCCCAGGGCtcactcctaaaaaaaaaaaaaaaaa
This genomic stretch from Syngnathus scovelli strain Florida chromosome 20, RoL_Ssco_1.2, whole genome shotgun sequence harbors:
- the ches1 gene encoding checkpoint suppressor 1 yields the protein MGPTMPPSKKAQSPSSGASASQGMSPPYRQGDAATAASEAEAADLSLSLSASFSKAEDEELTSLSWLHESTDLLNSFSHSGLRSVSPLLDPDGQHPRSPSSTSPCPDDPLLGDAHSAYDLAVGANRKPPYSFSCLIFMAIEDAPNKRLPVKDIYGWILEHFPYFASAPTGWKNSVRHNLSLNKCFKKVDKDRSQSIGKGSLWSIDPEYRHNLIQALKKTPYHPYSTGLASPSTSPPTLSQTFHHSPPLWSGSPLFRKNGGVLLQVPRGVIQNGARVRSQALFPVIRPVPVSPVGSRTSAIRSSIGDYLKRGQDSPSCYSPPPCAEELQEDHNYSTAKSPNRLGSSQASAPSSPTNDDDIIAVEIQSDIKPEPREIPLDSHVTTAAATYLSQQPLRGQRRTLGAGPGTLAGSSFTWTKNRARGISDTLPLKKRRAVEKPPESDDEEMKEAAGSLLHLAGVRACLNNITNRTAKGQKEQKEALRN